Proteins encoded within one genomic window of Ananas comosus cultivar F153 unplaced genomic scaffold, ASM154086v1, whole genome shotgun sequence:
- the LOC109704266 gene encoding protein PAF1 homolog, translating to VRGDDADDPTTYLMTFGDGAARYLPLPTKLVLQKKKAKEGRSGDDVEHFPVPSRITVRRKSAVAVIENKELEEISRKHEKADDRNSKRQRSFDDDDDMERQHKYMHTDGDQFSGEDDMSD from the exons GTAAGGGGTGATGATGCTGATGACCCAACTACATACCTCATGACATTTGGTGATGGAGCTGCAAGATATTTG CCTCTTCCTACAAAACTTGTTTTGCAAAAGAAGAAGGCAAAAGAAGGCAGGTCTGGGGACGACGTAGAACATTTTCCAGTGCCCTCAAGAATTACTGTGAGGAGGAAATCAGCTGTTGCTGTTATAGAAAATAAGGAGCTTGAAGAAATATCTAGAAAACAT GAAAAAGCAGATGATCGAAATTCAAAGCGGCAAAGATCttttgatgatgatgacgacatGGAAAGACAGCATAAATATATGCATACAGATGGAGATCAGTTCAGTGGGGAGGATGACATGTCCgattaa